A genomic stretch from Helianthus annuus cultivar XRQ/B chromosome 1, HanXRQr2.0-SUNRISE, whole genome shotgun sequence includes:
- the LOC110934227 gene encoding serine/threonine-protein kinase EDR1, whose product MPKVSLFTGESFQSFLPTASNVVVVLIYINVNCMCRNPAWERLYGYSLAETLGKHLVELTIGPKEAAIANTCLDQIFKGAFHGGEFVITNKKGEKFLSFSSSTPLCDQNGNIIGMTGISVIPTPFPQISPQPKADVPTYMATSKTDVPSMLRNGFSCPWNGNPPSRSIWHWLYHSDQEHEYILNTMPAKLESKSCFNTNTLSQWSSSFDKVYEIKWEDLLIRECIGRGSYGRLYHALWCGSDVAVKLFHKQEYYSHDLILSFRQEVSVMKRLRHPNILLFMGAVISPHHVCIVTEFLCRGSLFQLLHRRRVRFNMKHHVHMSLDIARGMNYLHCCLPPIIHCDLKSSNLRVDKTWTVKIGDFGLCRPKHGRKEGTGSPPWMAPEVLRSEEADEKSDVYSYGVVLWEMTTEKIPWDGLTSIQVIEAVGFMNQGLHIPNDVDPQWASLIRRCLCSEPDSRPTFQEILDDLKELQKNIPLQLDNNNH is encoded by the exons ATGCCAAAGGTTTCGTTATTTACAGGCGAGTCATTTCAATCCTTTTTGCCAACTGCAAGCaatgttgttgttgttttgatatatattaatgTTAACTGCATGTGTAGGAACCCTGCTTGGGAGAGGCTGTATGGTTATAGTTTGGCCGAAACTCTAGGAAAACACCTGGTTGAGCTTACTATAGGACCTAAGGAAGCCGCCATAGCTAACACTTGCCTTGACCAAATTTTCAAGGGGGCCTTCCATGGTGGGGAGTTTGTTATTACAAATAAGAAAGGAGAAAAATTTCTTTCTTTCAGTTCATCTACCCCTCtttgtgatcaaaatggcaatatcATCGGCATGACAGGCATATCCGTCATTCCAACCCCATTTCCACAAATAAGCCCCCAACCCAAAGCTGATGTGCCTACATATATG GCTACCTCCAAAACAGATGTCCCCAGTATGCTTCGAAATGGATTTTCATGCCCATGGAATGGAAATCCACCTTCTCGTTCTATCTGGCATTGGTTATACCACAGTGATCAAGAACACGAGTATATCCTAAATACGATGCCTGCAAAATTAGAAAGTAAATCATGCTTCAACACCAATACTTTAAGCCAATGGTCTTCTTCATTTGACAAAGTATATGAAATCAAATGGGAGGACTTGCTCATTAGAGAATGTATTGGGAGAG GTTCGTATGGTAGACTCTATCATGCATTGTGGTGTGGATCA GATGTTGCTGTCAAGCTATTTCATAAGCAAGAATACTACTCACATGATTTGATCCTTTCTTTTAGGCAGGAG GTATCTGTGATGAAAAGGCTTCGGCATCCAAATATTTTGCTCTTCATGGGTGCAGTAATTTCACCTCACCACGTATGCATCGTTACTGAGTTCCTTTGCCG TGGAAGTTTGTTCCAGTTACTTCACCGAAGGAGAGTCAGATTTAATATGAAACATCATGTTCATATGTCCTTGGATATA GCACGAGGCATGAATTATCTTCATTGCTGTCTCCCGCCCATCATACATTGTGACCTGAAGTCTTCAAATCTTCGTGTGGATAAGACTTGGACAGTGAAG ATTGGTGACTTTGGTTTGTGTCGTCCAAAGCATGGAAGGAAGGAAGGGACAGGATCG CCTCCGTGGATGGCACCAGAGGTTCTTCGTAGTGAGGAAGCAGATGAAAA GTCGGATGTGTATAGCTATGGTGTGGTACTGTGGGAAATGACCACGGAAAAGATCCCTTGGGATGGTCTTACCTCAATTCAG GTTATTGAGGCTGTAGGGTTCATGAACCAAGGGCTCCATATTCCAAACGATGTGGATCCACAATGGGCTTCTCTTATTCGAAGATGCTTGTGCAG tGAACCGGACTCCAGGCCAACATTCCAAGAAATATTAGATGACTTAAAGGAGTTGCAGAAAAATATCCCACTGCAACTTGATAACAACAATCACTAA